The Apium graveolens cultivar Ventura chromosome 6, ASM990537v1, whole genome shotgun sequence genome contains a region encoding:
- the LOC141663853 gene encoding paired amphipathic helix protein Sin3-like 2 isoform X3 gives MKRTRDDLVSSPFKKPFGSSSRGESGQPQNSAGGGSGNNGGGGPGEGGGGAAAGSVQKLTTNDALSYLKEVKEMFHDKREKYDMFLDVMKDFKAQRIDTAGVIARVKDLFKGHNHLIFGFNTFLPKGYEITVIEEEDPPPKRSVEFEEAIGFVNKIKTRFQDDEKVYKSFLDILNMYRKEQKGIDEVYYEVAELFKHHADLLDEFIRFLPDASAVASEHNAILGRQQLHLYEERGSTMRMLRGTHMDKQRFQRDRIISPCMEGDPSLEHHDIDDDKSMNRLHKEQKKQGDKDNRDKRNRDPDHDMHRLSEKRKSALKVENFGGDPVLAPYDDKDALKSMYKQEFSFCDKVKERLRNTENYQSFLKCLHIYSTEIISRRELHGLISDLLGKHPDLMEGFNNFLERCERVDGFLHGIMSKTEYFWNEGHASKAVKIEDKDKEQRRDLIAAKEKDRFKEKYWGKSIQELDLSNCQRCTPSYRLLPEDYPIPSASQRSELGAQVLNDYWVSVTSGSEDYSFKHMRRNQYEESLFRCEDDRFELDMLLESVSSTVKRIEELLININNKSVNLDTHFRIEDHFTALNLRCIERLYGDHGLDTLDILHKSPFHSMQVLLTRLRQKQEEWSKCRVNFNKVWANVYAKNHYKSLDHRSFYFKQQDSKNLSSKSLVAEIREIKEKRQEEDNALLSIAAGCIYPRVPNLVFKYTDTSVHEDSYKLIKYSCDEMCTSKEQSNKSMRLWCTILESLLSVPSWCLESEDHEVRSASRHLGVKSAGTSIRGKEENLVVEAVAISNKQPKPSSNADGKSPLKQVNSGRLSSGIFSKKDGSGLPKDLRIVASAERPANSGTALDVEEGIQAGMKIIAEREATQRPTNHAGDNSHGISCNIGDVTSLESSGSRSAPKVNGAPSERTNVQKNSEDSVDHSKTEKEEGELSPHTDFEEDNFAAYGGSNTLHNGKKSIVTTHCRVTTGENASCHDVGGENDADDEDSGNVSEAGEDVSGSESAADQCSREENEEDEDGEQDEDGKADSEREAEGLDDTQTGYGSSVSASERLLQTTKPLAKHVALHYNEKSSRVFYGNDAFYVLFRLHQILYERLLFAKQHLSSAEMKLRNGKDNGSNLYSRFMKALYDLLDGSSDNAKFEDDCRAIIGNQSYVLFTLDRLIYKLVKQLQTVANDEMDGKLLQLYEYEKSRGHEKSVDTVYYENAHVLLHDENIYRFECTSEPSQLCIQLMDDGNEKPEVVAVSVDPNFATYYHKEFLSVVLNKKESSSILLQRNKFKYADPDKSPDICIAMEGVKVINGLECKMACTSSKISYVLDTEDVFCRKRCKREQSSTLQDHDKRRVQIFHQFLTASK, from the exons ATGAAGAGGACAAGGGATGATTTAGTGAGCTCGCCGTTTAAGAAGCCTTTTGGTTCTTCTTCTCGCGGAGAATC AGGGCAACCCCAAAATTCTGCTGGTGGTGGCAGCGGCAACAACGGTGGTGGTGGTCCCGGTGAAGGTGGTGGAGGAGCTGCTGCTGGTTCAGTACAGAAACTCACTACTAATGATGCATTATCTTATTTAAAGGAAGTAAAAGAAATGTTTCATGACAAGAGAGAGAAATATGATATGTTTCTTGATGTCATGAAAGATTTTAAGGCTCAGCG GATTGATACTGCAGGAGTTATTGCGAGGGTGAAAGATTTATTTAAAGGGCATAATCATTTAATTTTTGGTTTCAATACCTTTTTGCCCAAAGGTTATGAAATTACTGTCATCGAGGAGGAAGACCCTCCGCCTAAGAGATCTGTTGAGTTCGAAGAGGCTATAGGCTTTGTGAACAAGATAAAA ACGCGTTTTCAAGATGATGAGAAAGTGTACAAATCCTTTTTAGACATATTGAATATGTACAGGAAGGAGCAAAAGGGTATCGATGAGGTTTACTATGAG GTTGCTGAACTTTTTAAGCACCATGCCGATCTGCTTGACGAGTTCATAAGATTTTTGCCTGATGCTTCAGCAGTGGCATCAGAACACAATGCTATCCTTGGAAGGCAACAGTTGCATCTATATGAGGAGCGGGGCTCTACTATGAGAATGTTACGGGGGACACACATGGATAAG CAACGCTTTCAACGAGACAGAATTATATCTCCTTGCATGGAAGGCGATCCAAGTCTTGAACATCATGATATAGACGATGATAAATCAATGAATAGGTTGCACAAAGAGCAGAAAAAGCAAGGTGACAAGGATAATAGGGATAAGAGAAACCGAGACCCTGATCATGACATGCATCGTCTATCTGAGAAACGGAAATCTGCTCTAAAGGTTGAAAACTTTGGAGGTGACCCAGTTCTGGCACCTTATGATGATAAAGATGCCTTGAAAA GCATGTACAAACAAGAGTTCTCTTTCTGTGATAAGGTGAAAGAGAGGTTACGGAATACAGAAAACTACCAGTCATTTTTGAAGTGTCTTCATATTTATAGCACCGAAATAATTTCAAGAAGGGAATTGCATGGTTTG ATTTCAGATTTACTTGGAAAACACCCAGATCTTATGGAAGGGTTCAATAATTTTTTGGAACGCTGCGAGCGAGTTG ATGGTTTTCTTCATGGCATAATGAGCAAAA CAGAATATTTCTGGAACGAAGGGCATGCTTCTAAAGCGGTGAAGATAGAGGACAAAGACAAAGAGCAAAGGCGGGACCTTATTGCTGCTAAAGAAAAGGATAGGTTTAAGGAGAAGTATTGGGGGAAATCTATACAAGAGCTTGATCTCTCCAACTGCCAGCGTTGCACTCCTAGTTATAGGCTACTTCCCGAAGAT TATCCAATACCATCAGCAAGCCAGAGATCTGAACTAGGAGCGCAGGTGTTGAATGATTATTGGGTATCTGTAACTTCAGGTAGTGAGGATTACTCATTCAAGCATATGCGCAGAAATCAGTACGAGGAAAGTCTGTTCAGATGTGAAGATGATAG GTTTGAGCTAGACATGCTTCTGGAATCTGTGAGTTCTACAGTCAAGCGCATTGAGGAGCTACTAATCAACATCAATAATAAATCTGTCAATTTGGATACCCATTTCCGCATAGAAGACCACTTCACAG CTCTTAATCTACGGTGTATTGAACGTCTTTATGGAGATCACGGTCTGGATACTTTGGATATATTACACAAAAGCCCATTCCACTCGATGCAAGTACTATTGACCCGCCTAAGACAAAAGCAGGAGGAGTGGTCAAAGTGTCGTGTAAATTTCAACAAGGTTTGGGCTAATGTATATGCTAAGAATCACTACAAATCACTCGATCACCGAAGTTTTTACTTCAAGCAACAAGATTCGAAGAACTTGAGCTCAAAAT CCTTAGTGGCGGAGATCAGAGAAATCAAGGAGAAAAGGCAGGAAGAGGATAATGCGCTTCTCTCCATTGCTGCTGGTTGCATATATCCTAGAGTTCCTAATCTCGTGTTTAAATACACTGATACTAGTGTTCATGAAGACTCGTATAAGTTAATAAAGTATTCATGTGATGAGATGTGCACATCAAAAGAGCAATCGAATAAATCTATGAGGCTTTGGTGTACTATCTTGGAGTCGTTACTAAGTGTCCCTTCTTGGTGTCTGGAATCTGAAGATCATGAAGTTCGTTCAGCATCTAGGCATCTTGGAGTCAAAAGTGCTGGGACGAGTATCAGAGGAAAAGAAGAAAATCTTGTTGTTGAAGCTGTAGCCATTAGCAATAAACAACCAAAACCTTCATCAAATGCCGATGGGAAATCTCCCCTCAAGCAAGTAAATTCTGGAAGGCTAAGCAGTGGTATATTTTCCAAAAAAGATGGATCTGGGCTACCAAAAGATCTTAGAATTGTTGCTTCTGCTGAACGTCCTGCCAATTCTGGTACTGCACTTGATGTTGAAGAAGGCATCCAAGCGGGCATGAAAATAATTGCTG AACGTGAGGCAACTCAAAGGCCCACTAACCATGCAGGAGACAATAGTCATGGAATTTCTTGCAATATAGGTGATGTTACTTCATTGGAG AGTTCTGGTTCAAGGTCAGCTCCAAAAGTGAACGGAGCTCCGTCTGAACGCACCAATGTACAAAAAAACAGTGAAGATTCAGTTGATCACTCTAAAACTGAGAAAGAAGAGGGTGAGTTGTCACCTCATACTGATTTCGAAGAGGACAACTTTGCCGCTTATGGTGGTTCCAATACATTGCACAATGGAAAAAAGAGTATTGTAACTACACACTGTCGGGTCACGACTGGTGAAAATGCCTCTTGTCATGATGTCGGTGGAGAAAATGATGCAGATGACGAGGACAGTGGTAATGTTTCTGAGGCTGGAGAAGATGTTTCAGGAAGTGAATCTGCTGCTGATCAATGCTCACGAGAAGAAAACGAAGAGGATGAAGATGGTGAACAGGACGAAGATGGTAAAGCTGACAGTGAGCGTGAGGCGGAAGGGCTAGATGACACACAAACAGGATATGGATCATCAGTATCCGCATCTGAACGTTTACTACAGACCACTAAACCGCTGGCAAAGCATGTTGCATTACATTATAATGAGAAGAGTTCTCGAGTGTTCTATGGAAATGATGCATTTTATGTTCTTTTCAGACTACATCAA ATTTTGTATGAAAGACTATTATTTGCTAAACAACATTTGTCGTCTGCTGAAATGAAATTGAGAAATGGGAAAGATAATGGTTCAAACCTTTATTCCAG ATTTATGAAAGCGTTATATGATTTACTTGATGGATCTTCAGATAATGCGAAATTTGAGGATGATTGTCGAGCTATTATCGGTAATCAGTCTTATGTGCTCTTCACATTGGACAGGTTGATATATAAACTGGTGAAACAG CTTCAAACTGTTGCCAATGATGAGATGGATGGTAAGCTTCTCCAGTTGTATGAGTATGAAAAATCACGGGGACATGAGAAATCTGTTGATACAGTTTACTATGAGAATGCGCATGTCCTTCTCCATGATGAAAACATATACAGATTCGAATGT ACATCTGAGCCATCCCAGTTGTGCATACAGTTAATGGATGATGGAAATGAAAAGCCCGAGGTGGTTGCAGTTTCAGTGGACCCAAATTTTGCAACTTATTATCACAAAGAATTTTTGTCTGTGGTTCTCAACAAGAAAGAGTCGTCTAGCATACTGTTGCAAAG GAACAAATTCAAGTATGCAGATCCTGACAAATCTCCTGATATATGCATCGCGATGGAAGGTGTCAAGGTTATCAATGGTTTGGAATGCAAGATGGCTTGCACCTCATCCAAG ATCTCTTATGTTCTGGACACAGAAGATGTTTTTTGTCGCAAGAGATGCAAAAGAGAACAATCATCCACATTACAGGATCATGACAAGCGAAGAGTACAAATTTTTCACCAGTTCTTAACAGCGTCGAAATAA
- the LOC141663853 gene encoding paired amphipathic helix protein Sin3-like 2 isoform X1, whose product MKRTRDDLVSSPFKKPFGSSSRGESGQPQNSAGGGSGNNGGGGPGEGGGGAAAGSVQKLTTNDALSYLKEVKEMFHDKREKYDMFLDVMKDFKAQRIDTAGVIARVKDLFKGHNHLIFGFNTFLPKGYEITVIEEEDPPPKRSVEFEEAIGFVNKIKTRFQDDEKVYKSFLDILNMYRKEQKGIDEVYYEVAELFKHHADLLDEFIRFLPDASAVASEHNAILGRQQLHLYEERGSTMRMLRGTHMDKQRFQRDRIISPCMEGDPSLEHHDIDDDKSMNRLHKEQKKQGDKDNRDKRNRDPDHDMHRLSEKRKSALKVENFGGDPVLAPYDDKDALKSMYKQEFSFCDKVKERLRNTENYQSFLKCLHIYSTEIISRRELHGLISDLLGKHPDLMEGFNNFLERCERVDGFLHGIMSKTEYFWNEGHASKAVKIEDKDKEQRRDLIAAKEKDRFKEKYWGKSIQELDLSNCQRCTPSYRLLPEDYPIPSASQRSELGAQVLNDYWVSVTSGSEDYSFKHMRRNQYEESLFRCEDDRFELDMLLESVSSTVKRIEELLININNKSVNLDTHFRIEDHFTALNLRCIERLYGDHGLDTLDILHKSPFHSMQVLLTRLRQKQEEWSKCRVNFNKVWANVYAKNHYKSLDHRSFYFKQQDSKNLSSKSLVAEIREIKEKRQEEDNALLSIAAGCIYPRVPNLVFKYTDTSVHEDSYKLIKYSCDEMCTSKEQSNKSMRLWCTILESLLSVPSWCLESEDHEVRSASRHLGVKSAGTSIRGKEENLVVEAVAISNKQPKPSSNADGKSPLKQVNSGRLSSGIFSKKDGSGLPKDLRIVASAERPANSGTALDVEEGIQAGMKIIAGVLEREATQRPTNHAGDNSHGISCNIGDVTSLESSGSRSAPKVNGAPSERTNVQKNSEDSVDHSKTEKEEGELSPHTDFEEDNFAAYGGSNTLHNGKKSIVTTHCRVTTGENASCHDVGGENDADDEDSGNVSEAGEDVSGSESAADQCSREENEEDEDGEQDEDGKADSEREAEGLDDTQTGYGSSVSASERLLQTTKPLAKHVALHYNEKSSRVFYGNDAFYVLFRLHQILYERLLFAKQHLSSAEMKLRNGKDNGSNLYSRFMKALYDLLDGSSDNAKFEDDCRAIIGNQSYVLFTLDRLIYKLVKQLQTVANDEMDGKLLQLYEYEKSRGHEKSVDTVYYENAHVLLHDENIYRFECTSEPSQLCIQLMDDGNEKPEVVAVSVDPNFATYYHKEFLSVVLNKKESSSILLQRNKFKYADPDKSPDICIAMEGVKVINGLECKMACTSSKISYVLDTEDVFCRKRCKREQSSTLQDHDKRRVQIFHQFLTASK is encoded by the exons ATGAAGAGGACAAGGGATGATTTAGTGAGCTCGCCGTTTAAGAAGCCTTTTGGTTCTTCTTCTCGCGGAGAATC AGGGCAACCCCAAAATTCTGCTGGTGGTGGCAGCGGCAACAACGGTGGTGGTGGTCCCGGTGAAGGTGGTGGAGGAGCTGCTGCTGGTTCAGTACAGAAACTCACTACTAATGATGCATTATCTTATTTAAAGGAAGTAAAAGAAATGTTTCATGACAAGAGAGAGAAATATGATATGTTTCTTGATGTCATGAAAGATTTTAAGGCTCAGCG GATTGATACTGCAGGAGTTATTGCGAGGGTGAAAGATTTATTTAAAGGGCATAATCATTTAATTTTTGGTTTCAATACCTTTTTGCCCAAAGGTTATGAAATTACTGTCATCGAGGAGGAAGACCCTCCGCCTAAGAGATCTGTTGAGTTCGAAGAGGCTATAGGCTTTGTGAACAAGATAAAA ACGCGTTTTCAAGATGATGAGAAAGTGTACAAATCCTTTTTAGACATATTGAATATGTACAGGAAGGAGCAAAAGGGTATCGATGAGGTTTACTATGAG GTTGCTGAACTTTTTAAGCACCATGCCGATCTGCTTGACGAGTTCATAAGATTTTTGCCTGATGCTTCAGCAGTGGCATCAGAACACAATGCTATCCTTGGAAGGCAACAGTTGCATCTATATGAGGAGCGGGGCTCTACTATGAGAATGTTACGGGGGACACACATGGATAAG CAACGCTTTCAACGAGACAGAATTATATCTCCTTGCATGGAAGGCGATCCAAGTCTTGAACATCATGATATAGACGATGATAAATCAATGAATAGGTTGCACAAAGAGCAGAAAAAGCAAGGTGACAAGGATAATAGGGATAAGAGAAACCGAGACCCTGATCATGACATGCATCGTCTATCTGAGAAACGGAAATCTGCTCTAAAGGTTGAAAACTTTGGAGGTGACCCAGTTCTGGCACCTTATGATGATAAAGATGCCTTGAAAA GCATGTACAAACAAGAGTTCTCTTTCTGTGATAAGGTGAAAGAGAGGTTACGGAATACAGAAAACTACCAGTCATTTTTGAAGTGTCTTCATATTTATAGCACCGAAATAATTTCAAGAAGGGAATTGCATGGTTTG ATTTCAGATTTACTTGGAAAACACCCAGATCTTATGGAAGGGTTCAATAATTTTTTGGAACGCTGCGAGCGAGTTG ATGGTTTTCTTCATGGCATAATGAGCAAAA CAGAATATTTCTGGAACGAAGGGCATGCTTCTAAAGCGGTGAAGATAGAGGACAAAGACAAAGAGCAAAGGCGGGACCTTATTGCTGCTAAAGAAAAGGATAGGTTTAAGGAGAAGTATTGGGGGAAATCTATACAAGAGCTTGATCTCTCCAACTGCCAGCGTTGCACTCCTAGTTATAGGCTACTTCCCGAAGAT TATCCAATACCATCAGCAAGCCAGAGATCTGAACTAGGAGCGCAGGTGTTGAATGATTATTGGGTATCTGTAACTTCAGGTAGTGAGGATTACTCATTCAAGCATATGCGCAGAAATCAGTACGAGGAAAGTCTGTTCAGATGTGAAGATGATAG GTTTGAGCTAGACATGCTTCTGGAATCTGTGAGTTCTACAGTCAAGCGCATTGAGGAGCTACTAATCAACATCAATAATAAATCTGTCAATTTGGATACCCATTTCCGCATAGAAGACCACTTCACAG CTCTTAATCTACGGTGTATTGAACGTCTTTATGGAGATCACGGTCTGGATACTTTGGATATATTACACAAAAGCCCATTCCACTCGATGCAAGTACTATTGACCCGCCTAAGACAAAAGCAGGAGGAGTGGTCAAAGTGTCGTGTAAATTTCAACAAGGTTTGGGCTAATGTATATGCTAAGAATCACTACAAATCACTCGATCACCGAAGTTTTTACTTCAAGCAACAAGATTCGAAGAACTTGAGCTCAAAAT CCTTAGTGGCGGAGATCAGAGAAATCAAGGAGAAAAGGCAGGAAGAGGATAATGCGCTTCTCTCCATTGCTGCTGGTTGCATATATCCTAGAGTTCCTAATCTCGTGTTTAAATACACTGATACTAGTGTTCATGAAGACTCGTATAAGTTAATAAAGTATTCATGTGATGAGATGTGCACATCAAAAGAGCAATCGAATAAATCTATGAGGCTTTGGTGTACTATCTTGGAGTCGTTACTAAGTGTCCCTTCTTGGTGTCTGGAATCTGAAGATCATGAAGTTCGTTCAGCATCTAGGCATCTTGGAGTCAAAAGTGCTGGGACGAGTATCAGAGGAAAAGAAGAAAATCTTGTTGTTGAAGCTGTAGCCATTAGCAATAAACAACCAAAACCTTCATCAAATGCCGATGGGAAATCTCCCCTCAAGCAAGTAAATTCTGGAAGGCTAAGCAGTGGTATATTTTCCAAAAAAGATGGATCTGGGCTACCAAAAGATCTTAGAATTGTTGCTTCTGCTGAACGTCCTGCCAATTCTGGTACTGCACTTGATGTTGAAGAAGGCATCCAAGCGGGCATGAAAATAATTGCTGGTGTGTTAG AACGTGAGGCAACTCAAAGGCCCACTAACCATGCAGGAGACAATAGTCATGGAATTTCTTGCAATATAGGTGATGTTACTTCATTGGAG AGTTCTGGTTCAAGGTCAGCTCCAAAAGTGAACGGAGCTCCGTCTGAACGCACCAATGTACAAAAAAACAGTGAAGATTCAGTTGATCACTCTAAAACTGAGAAAGAAGAGGGTGAGTTGTCACCTCATACTGATTTCGAAGAGGACAACTTTGCCGCTTATGGTGGTTCCAATACATTGCACAATGGAAAAAAGAGTATTGTAACTACACACTGTCGGGTCACGACTGGTGAAAATGCCTCTTGTCATGATGTCGGTGGAGAAAATGATGCAGATGACGAGGACAGTGGTAATGTTTCTGAGGCTGGAGAAGATGTTTCAGGAAGTGAATCTGCTGCTGATCAATGCTCACGAGAAGAAAACGAAGAGGATGAAGATGGTGAACAGGACGAAGATGGTAAAGCTGACAGTGAGCGTGAGGCGGAAGGGCTAGATGACACACAAACAGGATATGGATCATCAGTATCCGCATCTGAACGTTTACTACAGACCACTAAACCGCTGGCAAAGCATGTTGCATTACATTATAATGAGAAGAGTTCTCGAGTGTTCTATGGAAATGATGCATTTTATGTTCTTTTCAGACTACATCAA ATTTTGTATGAAAGACTATTATTTGCTAAACAACATTTGTCGTCTGCTGAAATGAAATTGAGAAATGGGAAAGATAATGGTTCAAACCTTTATTCCAG ATTTATGAAAGCGTTATATGATTTACTTGATGGATCTTCAGATAATGCGAAATTTGAGGATGATTGTCGAGCTATTATCGGTAATCAGTCTTATGTGCTCTTCACATTGGACAGGTTGATATATAAACTGGTGAAACAG CTTCAAACTGTTGCCAATGATGAGATGGATGGTAAGCTTCTCCAGTTGTATGAGTATGAAAAATCACGGGGACATGAGAAATCTGTTGATACAGTTTACTATGAGAATGCGCATGTCCTTCTCCATGATGAAAACATATACAGATTCGAATGT ACATCTGAGCCATCCCAGTTGTGCATACAGTTAATGGATGATGGAAATGAAAAGCCCGAGGTGGTTGCAGTTTCAGTGGACCCAAATTTTGCAACTTATTATCACAAAGAATTTTTGTCTGTGGTTCTCAACAAGAAAGAGTCGTCTAGCATACTGTTGCAAAG GAACAAATTCAAGTATGCAGATCCTGACAAATCTCCTGATATATGCATCGCGATGGAAGGTGTCAAGGTTATCAATGGTTTGGAATGCAAGATGGCTTGCACCTCATCCAAG ATCTCTTATGTTCTGGACACAGAAGATGTTTTTTGTCGCAAGAGATGCAAAAGAGAACAATCATCCACATTACAGGATCATGACAAGCGAAGAGTACAAATTTTTCACCAGTTCTTAACAGCGTCGAAATAA